In the genome of Geotrypetes seraphini chromosome 14, aGeoSer1.1, whole genome shotgun sequence, one region contains:
- the POLD4 gene encoding DNA polymerase delta subunit 4 codes for MGRKGLITDSYQVVKHKKKDEQKKKEVKSSQTGYVEVKKDICQVVTKEEVELEVLKQFDLNWRFGPCTGITRLQRWERAVELDLEPPIFIRELILRHKDDPQFLNSVWHEYPI; via the exons ATGGGACGGAAGGGTCTGATCACTGACTCGTACCAAGTGGTGAAGCACAAGAAGAAAGATGAGCAAAAAAAGAAGGAAGTGAAAAGCAGCCAAACAG GTTATGTGGAAGTGAAAAAGGACATTTGCCAGGTTGTGACCAAGGAAGAGGTCGAGCTGGAGGTGTTGAAGCAGTTTGATTTGAACTGGCGCTTTGGGCCTTGCACTG GAATCACTCGGCTGCAGCGGTGGGAAAGAGCAGTGGAACTTGACTTAGAGCCCCCCATCTTCATCCGAGAACTCATCCTCCGTCATAAGGATGATCCCCAATTCTTGAACAG TGTCTGGCATGAATACCCTATCTGA